One Colias croceus chromosome 7, ilColCroc2.1 genomic window carries:
- the LOC123693159 gene encoding aquaporin-4-like: protein MTNLSGTQIVNVISDVTNEKLKPSTINVAVKWWTLQWKAVLSEFVSTLLLIFLGCMTCIPLKGFEVQPPMYSPIGFGLVVLFNITAFGHISGAHMNPSVTLTAVIWGKMSVALGIGYVIAQCLGAIVGYGLLIVVSPIDLVPGAICTTQPHIGQEPYQALIVEIMLSAALGFINCAVWDPLNEDKSEANSLKFGFTIAAFSMAGGPLTGASMNPARTLGPSLWTNNWNTHWIYWVGPLVGGAFAGLFYKIIWLKN from the coding sequence atgactaACTTAAGCGGCACGCAAATAGTAAACGTTATAAGTGATGTTAcaaatgaaaaattgaaaCCGTCTACTATTAATGTTGCGGTCAAGTGGTGGACGTTGCAATGGAAGGCGGTCCTGTCAGAATTCGTCTCCACTCTCCTGCTGATATTCCTCGGATGTATGACATGCATTCCGCTCAAGGGATTTGAGGTACAACCTCCCATGTATTCGCCGATTGGATTCGGATTGGTCGTTCTATTCAACATAACCGCTTTTGGCCACATATCTGGGGCACATATGAACCCGTCAGTCACTTTAACAGCAGTGATTTGGGGTAAAATGTCTGTAGCTCTCGGAATAGGATACGTAATAGCTCAGTGTCTCGGCGCAATCGTAGGATATGGTCTATTAATTGTAGTTTCTCCAATCGATTTAGTGCCAGGAGCGATATGCACGACGCAACCTCATATAGGACAAGAGCCGTACCAAGCACTCATTGTTGAAATAATGTTATCAGCAGCGTTAGGCTTTATTAACTGTGCAGTCTGGGATCCATTAAATGAGGACAAAAGTGAAGCCAATTCGTTGAAGTTTGGTTTTACGATTGCAGCATTTTCTATGGCGGGTGGACCTCTGACTGGAGCGAGCATGAACCCAGCGAGGACGCTGGGGCCATCCCTTTGGACGAACAACTGGAACACACACTGGATATACTGGGTGGGCCCCTTGGTGGGAGGTGCCTTTGCcggattattttataagataatttGGTTAAAGAATTAA